A part of Dreissena polymorpha isolate Duluth1 chromosome 13, UMN_Dpol_1.0, whole genome shotgun sequence genomic DNA contains:
- the LOC127855832 gene encoding uncharacterized protein LOC127855832 isoform X11: MQVISMTISFICIVTGICMQVISMTISFICMVTGICMQVISMTISFICIVTGICMQVISMTISFICMVTGICMQVISMTISFICIVTGICMQVISMTISFICMVTGICMQVISMTISFICIVTGICMQVISMTISFICIVTGICMQVISMTISFICMVTGICMQVISMTISFICIVTGICMQVISMTISFICMVTGICMQVISMTISFICMVTGICMQVISMTISFICMVTGICMQVISMTISFICMVTGICMQVISMTISFICIVTGICMQVISMTISFICIVTGICMQVISMTISFICIVTGICMQVISMTISFICIVTGICMQVISMTISFICMVTGICMQVISMTISFICMVTGICMQVISMTISFICIVTGICMQVISMTISFICMVTGICMQVISMTISFICMVTGICMQVISMTISFICIVTGICMQVISMTISFICIVTGICMQVISMTISFMIKTMDEISY; encoded by the exons atgcaagtcataagtatgactatcagtttcatatgtatagtaacaggtatatgtatgcaagtcattagtatgactatcagtttcatatgtatggtaacag gtatatgtatgcaagtcataagtatgactatcagtttcatatgtatagtaacaggtatatgtatgcaagtcattagtatgactatcagtttcatatgtatggtaacaggtatatgtatgcaagtcataagtatgactatcagtttcatatgtatagtaacag gtatatgtatgcaagtcattagtatgactatcagtttcatatgtatggtaacaggtatatgtatgcaagtcataagtatgactatcagtttcatatgtatagtaacaggtatatgtatgcaagtcattagtatgactatcagtttcatatgtatagtaacaggtatatgtatgcaagtcattagtatgactatcagtttcatatgtatggtaacag gtatatgtatgcaagtcattagtatgactatcagtttcatatgtatagtaacaggtatatgtatgcaagtcattaGTATGACTATCAGTTTTATATGTATggtaacaggtatatgtatgcaagtcattagtatgactatcagtttcatatgtatggtaacag gtatatgtatgcaagtcattagtatgactatcagtttcatatgtatggtaacaggtatatgtatgcaagtcattagtatgactatcagtttcatatgtatggtaacaggtatatgtatgcaagtcataagtatgactatcagtttcatatgtatagtaacaggtatatgtatgcaagtcattagtatgactatcagtttcatatgtatagtaacaggtatatgtatgcaagtcattagtatgactatcagtttcatatgtatagtaacaggtatatgtatgcaagtcattagtatgactatcagtttcatatgtatagtaacaggtatatgtatgcaagtcattaGTATGACTATCAGTTTTATATGTATggtaacag gtatatgtatgcaagtcattagtatgactatcagtttcatatgtatggtaacaggtatatgtatgcaagtcataagtatgactatcagtttcatatgtatagtaacag gtatatgtatgcaagtcattagtatgactatcagtttcatatgtatggtaacaggtatatgtatgcaagtcattagtatgactatcagtttcatatgtatggtaacaggtatatgtatgcaagtcattagtatgactatcagtttcatatgtatagtaacaggtatatgtatgcaagtcattagtatgactatcagtttcatatgtatagtaacaggtatatgtatgcaagtcattagtatgactatcagtttcatGATAAAAACCATGGATGAGATAAGTTATTAA
- the LOC127855832 gene encoding uncharacterized protein LOC127855832 isoform X29: protein MQVISMTISFICIVTGICMQVISMTISFICMVTGICMQVISMTISFICIVTGICMQVISMTISFICMVTGICMQVISMTISFICIVTGICMQVISMTISFICMVTGICMQVISMTISFICMVTGICMQVISMTISFICMVTGICMQVISMTISFICIVTGICMQVISMTISFICIVTGICMQVISMTISFICIVTGICMQVISMTISFICIVTGICMQVISMTISFICMVTGICMQVISMTISFICMVTGICMQVISMTISFICIVTGICMQVISMTISFICMVTGICMQVISMTISFICMVTGICMQVISMTISFICIVTGICMQVISMTISFICIVTGICMQVISMTISFMIKTMDEISY, encoded by the exons atgcaagtcataagtatgactatcagtttcatatgtatagtaacaggtatatgtatgcaagtcattagtatgactatcagtttcatatgtatggtaacag gtatatgtatgcaagtcataagtatgactatcagtttcatatgtatagtaacaggtatatgtatgcaagtcattagtatgactatcagtttcatatgtatggtaacaggtatatgtatgcaagtcataagtatgactatcagtttcatatgtatagtaacag gtatatgtatgcaagtcattagtatgactatcagtttcatatgtatggtaacag gtatatgtatgcaagtcattagtatgactatcagtttcatatgtatggtaacaggtatatgtatgcaagtcattagtatgactatcagtttcatatgtatggtaacaggtatatgtatgcaagtcataagtatgactatcagtttcatatgtatagtaacaggtatatgtatgcaagtcattagtatgactatcagtttcatatgtatagtaacaggtatatgtatgcaagtcattagtatgactatcagtttcatatgtatagtaacaggtatatgtatgcaagtcattagtatgactatcagtttcatatgtatagtaacaggtatatgtatgcaagtcattaGTATGACTATCAGTTTTATATGTATggtaacag gtatatgtatgcaagtcattagtatgactatcagtttcatatgtatggtaacaggtatatgtatgcaagtcataagtatgactatcagtttcatatgtatagtaacag gtatatgtatgcaagtcattagtatgactatcagtttcatatgtatggtaacaggtatatgtatgcaagtcattagtatgactatcagtttcatatgtatggtaacaggtatatgtatgcaagtcattagtatgactatcagtttcatatgtatagtaacaggtatatgtatgcaagtcattagtatgactatcagtttcatatgtatagtaacaggtatatgtatgcaagtcattagtatgactatcagtttcatGATAAAAACCATGGATGAGATAAGTTATTAA
- the LOC127855832 gene encoding uncharacterized protein LOC127855832 isoform X4, producing the protein MQVISMTISFICIVTGICMQVISMTISFICMVTGICMQVISMTISFICIVTGICMQVISMTISFICMVTGICMQVISMTISFICIVTGICMQVISMTISFICMVTGICMQVISMTISFICIVTGICMQVISMTISFICIVTGICMQVISMTISFICMVTGICMQVISMTISFICIVTGICMQVISMTISFICIVTGICMQVISMTISFICIVTGICMQVISMTISFICMVTGICMQVISMTISFICMVTGICMQVISMTISFICMVTGICMQVISMTISFICIVTGICMQVISMTISFICIVTGICMQVISMTISFICIVTGICMQVISMTISFICIVTGICMQVISMTISFICMVTGICMQVISMTISFICMVTGICMQVISMTISFICIVTGICMQVISMTISFICMVTGICMQVISMTISFICMVTGICMQVISMTISFICIVTGICMQVISMTISFICIVTGICMQVISMTISFMIKTMDEISY; encoded by the exons atgcaagtcataagtatgactatcagtttcatatgtatagtaacaggtatatgtatgcaagtcattagtatgactatcagtttcatatgtatggtaacag gtatatgtatgcaagtcataagtatgactatcagtttcatatgtatagtaacaggtatatgtatgcaagtcattagtatgactatcagtttcatatgtatggtaacaggtatatgtatgcaagtcataagtatgactatcagtttcatatgtatagtaacag gtatatgtatgcaagtcattagtatgactatcagtttcatatgtatggtaacaggtatatgtatgcaagtcataagtatgactatcagtttcatatgtatagtaacaggtatatgtatgcaagtcattagtatgactatcagtttcatatgtatagtaacaggtatatgtatgcaagtcattagtatgactatcagtttcatatgtatggtaacag gtatatgtatgcaagtcattagtatgactatcagtttcatatgtatagtaacaggtatatgtatgcaagtcattagtatgactatcagtttcatatgtatagtaacaggtatatgtatgcaagtcataagtatgactatcagtttcatatgtatagTAACAG gtatatgtatgcaagtcataagtatgactatcagtttcatatgtatggtaacaggtatatgtatgcaagtcattagtatgactatcagtttcatatgtatggtaacaggtatatgtatgcaagtcattagtatgactatcagtttcatatgtatggtaacaggtatatgtatgcaagtcataagtatgactatcagtttcatatgtatagtaacaggtatatgtatgcaagtcattagtatgactatcagtttcatatgtatagtaacaggtatatgtatgcaagtcattagtatgactatcagtttcatatgtatagtaacaggtatatgtatgcaagtcattagtatgactatcagtttcatatgtatagtaacaggtatatgtatgcaagtcattaGTATGACTATCAGTTTTATATGTATggtaacag gtatatgtatgcaagtcattagtatgactatcagtttcatatgtatggtaacaggtatatgtatgcaagtcataagtatgactatcagtttcatatgtatagtaacag gtatatgtatgcaagtcattagtatgactatcagtttcatatgtatggtaacaggtatatgtatgcaagtcattagtatgactatcagtttcatatgtatggtaacaggtatatgtatgcaagtcattagtatgactatcagtttcatatgtatagtaacaggtatatgtatgcaagtcattagtatgactatcagtttcatatgtatagtaacaggtatatgtatgcaagtcattagtatgactatcagtttcatGATAAAAACCATGGATGAGATAAGTTATTAA
- the LOC127855832 gene encoding uncharacterized protein LOC127855832 isoform X10, whose protein sequence is MQVISMTISFICIVTGICMQVISMTISFICMVTGICMQVISMTISFICIVTGICMQVISMTISFICMVTGICMQVISMTISFICIVTGICMQVISMTISFICMVTGICMQVISMTISFICIVTGICMQVISMTISFICIVTGICMQVISMTISFICMVTGICMQVISMTISFICIVTGICMQVISMTISFICIVTGICMQVISMTISFICMVTGICMQVISMTISFICMVTGICMQVISMTISFICMVTGICMQVISMTISFICIVTGICMQVISMTISFICIVTGICMQVISMTISFICIVTGICMQVISMTISFICIVTGICMQVISMTISFICMVTGICMQVISMTISFICMVTGICMQVISMTISFICIVTGICMQVISMTISFICMVTGICMQVISMTISFICMVTGICMQVISMTISFICIVTGICMQVISMTISFICIVTGICMQVISMTISFMIKTMDEISY, encoded by the exons atgcaagtcataagtatgactatcagtttcatatgtatagtaacaggtatatgtatgcaagtcattagtatgactatcagtttcatatgtatggtaacag gtatatgtatgcaagtcataagtatgactatcagtttcatatgtatagtaacaggtatatgtatgcaagtcattagtatgactatcagtttcatatgtatggtaacaggtatatgtatgcaagtcataagtatgactatcagtttcatatgtatagtaacag gtatatgtatgcaagtcattagtatgactatcagtttcatatgtatggtaacaggtatatgtatgcaagtcataagtatgactatcagtttcatatgtatagtaacaggtatatgtatgcaagtcattagtatgactatcagtttcatatgtatagtaacaggtatatgtatgcaagtcattagtatgactatcagtttcatatgtatggtaacag gtatatgtatgcaagtcattagtatgactatcagtttcatatgtatagtaacaggtatatgtatgcaagtcataagtatgactatcagtttcatatgtatagTAACAG gtatatgtatgcaagtcataagtatgactatcagtttcatatgtatggtaacaggtatatgtatgcaagtcattagtatgactatcagtttcatatgtatggtaacaggtatatgtatgcaagtcattagtatgactatcagtttcatatgtatggtaacaggtatatgtatgcaagtcataagtatgactatcagtttcatatgtatagtaacaggtatatgtatgcaagtcattagtatgactatcagtttcatatgtatagtaacaggtatatgtatgcaagtcattagtatgactatcagtttcatatgtatagtaacaggtatatgtatgcaagtcattagtatgactatcagtttcatatgtatagtaacaggtatatgtatgcaagtcattaGTATGACTATCAGTTTTATATGTATggtaacag gtatatgtatgcaagtcattagtatgactatcagtttcatatgtatggtaacaggtatatgtatgcaagtcataagtatgactatcagtttcatatgtatagtaacag gtatatgtatgcaagtcattagtatgactatcagtttcatatgtatggtaacaggtatatgtatgcaagtcattagtatgactatcagtttcatatgtatggtaacaggtatatgtatgcaagtcattagtatgactatcagtttcatatgtatagtaacaggtatatgtatgcaagtcattagtatgactatcagtttcatatgtatagtaacaggtatatgtatgcaagtcattagtatgactatcagtttcatGATAAAAACCATGGATGAGATAAGTTATTAA
- the LOC127855832 gene encoding uncharacterized protein LOC127855832 isoform X35: protein MQVISMTISFICIVTGICMQVISMTISFICMVTGICMQVISMTISFICIVTGICMQVISMTISFICMVTGICMQVISMTISFICMVTGICMQVISMTISFICMVTGICMQVISMTISFICMVTGICMQVISMTISFICIVTGICMQVISMTISFICIVTGICMQVISMTISFICIVTGICMQVISMTISFICIVTGICMQVISMTISFICMVTGICMQVISMTISFICMVTGICMQVISMTISFICIVTGICMQVISMTISFICMVTGICMQVISMTISFICMVTGICMQVISMTISFICIVTGICMQVISMTISFICIVTGICMQVISMTISFMIKTMDEISY from the exons atgcaagtcataagtatgactatcagtttcatatgtatagtaacaggtatatgtatgcaagtcattagtatgactatcagtttcatatgtatggtaacaggtatatgtatgcaagtcattagtatgactatcagtttcatatgtatagTAACAG gtatatgtatgcaagtcattagtatgactatcagtttcatatgtatggtaacag gtatatgtatgcaagtcattagtatgactatcagtttcatatgtatggtaacag gtatatgtatgcaagtcattagtatgactatcagtttcatatgtatggtaacaggtatatgtatgcaagtcattagtatgactatcagtttcatatgtatggtaacaggtatatgtatgcaagtcataagtatgactatcagtttcatatgtatagtaacaggtatatgtatgcaagtcattagtatgactatcagtttcatatgtatagtaacaggtatatgtatgcaagtcattagtatgactatcagtttcatatgtatagtaacaggtatatgtatgcaagtcattagtatgactatcagtttcatatgtatagtaacaggtatatgtatgcaagtcattaGTATGACTATCAGTTTTATATGTATggtaacag gtatatgtatgcaagtcattagtatgactatcagtttcatatgtatggtaacaggtatatgtatgcaagtcataagtatgactatcagtttcatatgtatagtaacag gtatatgtatgcaagtcattagtatgactatcagtttcatatgtatggtaacaggtatatgtatgcaagtcattagtatgactatcagtttcatatgtatggtaacaggtatatgtatgcaagtcattagtatgactatcagtttcatatgtatagtaacaggtatatgtatgcaagtcattagtatgactatcagtttcatatgtatagtaacaggtatatgtatgcaagtcattagtatgactatcagtttcatGATAAAAACCATGGATGAGATAAGTTATTAA
- the LOC127855832 gene encoding uncharacterized protein LOC127855832 isoform X22 — MQVISMTISFICIVTGICMQVISMTISFICMVTGICMQVISMTISFICIVTGICMQVISMTISFICMVTGICMQVISMTISFICIVTGICMQVISMTISFICIVTGICMQVISMTISFICIVTGICMQVISMTISFICMVTGICMQVISMTISFICMVTGICMQVISMTISFICMVTGICMQVISMTISFICIVTGICMQVISMTISFICIVTGICMQVISMTISFICIVTGICMQVISMTISFICIVTGICMQVISMTISFICMVTGICMQVISMTISFICMVTGICMQVISMTISFICIVTGICMQVISMTISFICMVTGICMQVISMTISFICMVTGICMQVISMTISFICIVTGICMQVISMTISFICIVTGICMQVISMTISFMIKTMDEISY; from the exons atgcaagtcataagtatgactatcagtttcatatgtatagtaacaggtatatgtatgcaagtcattagtatgactatcagtttcatatgtatggtaacaggtatatgtatgcaagtcattagtatgactatcagtttcatatgtatagTAACAG gtatatgtatgcaagtcattagtatgactatcagtttcatatgtatggtaacag gtatatgtatgcaagtcattagtatgactatcagtttcatatgtatagtaacaggtatatgtatgcaagtcattagtatgactatcagtttcatatgtatagtaacaggtatatgtatgcaagtcataagtatgactatcagtttcatatgtatagTAACAG gtatatgtatgcaagtcataagtatgactatcagtttcatatgtatggtaacaggtatatgtatgcaagtcattagtatgactatcagtttcatatgtatggtaacaggtatatgtatgcaagtcattagtatgactatcagtttcatatgtatggtaacaggtatatgtatgcaagtcataagtatgactatcagtttcatatgtatagtaacaggtatatgtatgcaagtcattagtatgactatcagtttcatatgtatagtaacaggtatatgtatgcaagtcattagtatgactatcagtttcatatgtatagtaacaggtatatgtatgcaagtcattagtatgactatcagtttcatatgtatagtaacaggtatatgtatgcaagtcattaGTATGACTATCAGTTTTATATGTATggtaacag gtatatgtatgcaagtcattagtatgactatcagtttcatatgtatggtaacaggtatatgtatgcaagtcataagtatgactatcagtttcatatgtatagtaacag gtatatgtatgcaagtcattagtatgactatcagtttcatatgtatggtaacaggtatatgtatgcaagtcattagtatgactatcagtttcatatgtatggtaacaggtatatgtatgcaagtcattagtatgactatcagtttcatatgtatagtaacaggtatatgtatgcaagtcattagtatgactatcagtttcatatgtatagtaacaggtatatgtatgcaagtcattagtatgactatcagtttcatGATAAAAACCATGGATGAGATAAGTTATTAA
- the LOC127855832 gene encoding uncharacterized protein LOC127855832 isoform X7, with protein sequence MQVISMTISFICIVTGICMQVISMTISFICMVTGICMQVISMTISFICIVTGICMQVISMTISFICMVTGICMQVISMTISFICIVTGICMQVISMTISFICMVTGICMQVISMTISFICIVTGICMQVISMTISFICIVTGICMQVISMTISFICMVTGICMQVISMTISFICIVTGICMQVISMTISFICMVTGICMQVISMTISFICMVTGICMQVISMTISFICIVTGICMQVISMTISFICIVTGICMQVISMTISFICMVTGICMQVISMTISFICIVTGICMQVISMTISFICIVTGICMQVISMTISFICIVTGICMQVISMTISFICIVTGICMQVISMTISFICMVTGICMQVISMTISFICMVTGICMQVISMTISFICIVTGICMQVISMTISFICMVTGICMQVISMTISFICMVTGICMQVISMTISFICIVTGICMQVISMTISFICIVTGICMQVISMTISFMIKTMDEISY encoded by the exons atgcaagtcataagtatgactatcagtttcatatgtatagtaacaggtatatgtatgcaagtcattagtatgactatcagtttcatatgtatggtaacag gtatatgtatgcaagtcataagtatgactatcagtttcatatgtatagtaacaggtatatgtatgcaagtcattagtatgactatcagtttcatatgtatggtaacaggtatatgtatgcaagtcataagtatgactatcagtttcatatgtatagtaacag gtatatgtatgcaagtcattagtatgactatcagtttcatatgtatggtaacaggtatatgtatgcaagtcataagtatgactatcagtttcatatgtatagtaacaggtatatgtatgcaagtcattagtatgactatcagtttcatatgtatagtaacaggtatatgtatgcaagtcattagtatgactatcagtttcatatgtatggtaacag gtatatgtatgcaagtcattagtatgactatcagtttcatatgtatagtaacaggtatatgtatgcaagtcattaGTATGACTATCAGTTTTATATGTATggtaacaggtatatgtatgcaagtcattagtatgactatcagtttcatatgtatggtaacaggtatatgtatgcaagtcataagtatgactatcagtttcatatgtatagtaacaggtatatgtatgcaagtcataagtatgactatcagtttcatatgtatagTAACAG gtatatgtatgcaagtcattagtatgactatcagtttcatatgtatggtaacaggtatatgtatgcaagtcataagtatgactatcagtttcatatgtatagtaacaggtatatgtatgcaagtcattagtatgactatcagtttcatatgtatagtaacaggtatatgtatgcaagtcattagtatgactatcagtttcatatgtatagtaacaggtatatgtatgcaagtcattagtatgactatcagtttcatatgtatagtaacaggtatatgtatgcaagtcattaGTATGACTATCAGTTTTATATGTATggtaacag gtatatgtatgcaagtcattagtatgactatcagtttcatatgtatggtaacaggtatatgtatgcaagtcataagtatgactatcagtttcatatgtatagtaacag gtatatgtatgcaagtcattagtatgactatcagtttcatatgtatggtaacaggtatatgtatgcaagtcattagtatgactatcagtttcatatgtatggtaacaggtatatgtatgcaagtcattagtatgactatcagtttcatatgtatagtaacaggtatatgtatgcaagtcattagtatgactatcagtttcatatgtatagtaacaggtatatgtatgcaagtcattagtatgactatcagtttcatGATAAAAACCATGGATGAGATAAGTTATTAA
- the LOC127855832 gene encoding uncharacterized protein LOC127855832 isoform X25, with protein sequence MQVISMTISFICIVTGICMQVISMTISFICMVTGICMQVISMTISFICIVTGICMQVISMTISFICIVTGICMQVISMTISFICIVTGICMQVISMTISFICIVTGICMQVISMTISFICMVTGICMQVISMTISFICMVTGICMQVISMTISFICMVTGICMQVISMTISFICIVTGICMQVISMTISFICIVTGICMQVISMTISFICIVTGICMQVISMTISFICIVTGICMQVISMTISFICMVTGICMQVISMTISFICMVTGICMQVISMTISFICIVTGICMQVISMTISFICMVTGICMQVISMTISFICMVTGICMQVISMTISFICIVTGICMQVISMTISFICIVTGICMQVISMTISFMIKTMDEISY encoded by the exons atgcaagtcataagtatgactatcagtttcatatgtatagtaacaggtatatgtatgcaagtcattagtatgactatcagtttcatatgtatggtaacaggtatatgtatgcaagtcattagtatgactatcagtttcatatgtatagTAACAG gtatatgtatgcaagtcattagtatgactatcagtttcatatgtatagtaacaggtatatgtatgcaagtcattagtatgactatcagtttcatatgtatagtaacaggtatatgtatgcaagtcataagtatgactatcagtttcatatgtatagTAACAG gtatatgtatgcaagtcataagtatgactatcagtttcatatgtatggtaacaggtatatgtatgcaagtcattagtatgactatcagtttcatatgtatggtaacaggtatatgtatgcaagtcattagtatgactatcagtttcatatgtatggtaacaggtatatgtatgcaagtcataagtatgactatcagtttcatatgtatagtaacaggtatatgtatgcaagtcattagtatgactatcagtttcatatgtatagtaacaggtatatgtatgcaagtcattagtatgactatcagtttcatatgtatagtaacaggtatatgtatgcaagtcattagtatgactatcagtttcatatgtatagtaacaggtatatgtatgcaagtcattaGTATGACTATCAGTTTTATATGTATggtaacag gtatatgtatgcaagtcattagtatgactatcagtttcatatgtatggtaacaggtatatgtatgcaagtcataagtatgactatcagtttcatatgtatagtaacag gtatatgtatgcaagtcattagtatgactatcagtttcatatgtatggtaacaggtatatgtatgcaagtcattagtatgactatcagtttcatatgtatggtaacaggtatatgtatgcaagtcattagtatgactatcagtttcatatgtatagtaacaggtatatgtatgcaagtcattagtatgactatcagtttcatatgtatagtaacaggtatatgtatgcaagtcattagtatgactatcagtttcatGATAAAAACCATGGATGAGATAAGTTATTAA